A single window of Parabacteroides sp. FAFU027 DNA harbors:
- a CDS encoding alternate F1F0 ATPase, F1 subunit alpha, whose amino-acid sequence MPKNDLHTIVTDLFDQLEKNREQHLFTLSPREIGTVTSVTSGIARVSGLPGVGFEELLRFPGDVYGIAYNIDADEIGVILLGEDWLLHVGDEVERTGRVMDIPVGNAVIGRVINPVGEPMDGLGTIPFTERLPIERPAHPIMDRSAVSMPLQTGIKAIDALIPVGRGQRELIMGDRQTGKTAIAVDTIINQRGKDVICIYCAIGQRAASVAKVIANLRHHGAIDYTVVVATEGNNPPGLKYIAPYAATSIGEYFMEQGRDVLVIYDDLTEHARSYRELSLLLRRPPGREAFPGDIFYIHSRLLERATHLCDELKGGSLTALPIVETEAQNISAYIPTNLISITDGQIYLSPKLFELGILPAVDVGKSVSRVGGKAQLPAYRTVTGSLKLAYSQFEELENYARFGTRLDDNTKRIIEHGKRIRTWLKQPELHPLSVAEQIVVLLALTEGHFDSISIDDMKLAEAALLEACPQLPAELLDRIYTGTAFSDEDRSFILDFAGQILKAFEID is encoded by the coding sequence ATGCCGAAGAATGACTTACATACTATCGTCACTGACCTGTTTGACCAATTAGAGAAAAACAGGGAGCAGCACCTTTTCACGCTTTCACCGCGGGAGATTGGAACGGTTACCAGTGTGACTTCCGGTATCGCCCGTGTCTCCGGACTGCCCGGTGTGGGGTTTGAAGAACTGCTCCGGTTTCCGGGTGATGTGTACGGCATTGCCTACAATATCGATGCAGACGAAATCGGCGTTATCCTGCTGGGTGAAGATTGGCTTCTGCACGTGGGCGATGAGGTGGAGCGAACAGGCCGGGTCATGGATATTCCGGTGGGAAATGCGGTCATCGGACGGGTCATCAATCCGGTGGGTGAACCGATGGACGGTCTGGGTACAATACCCTTTACCGAACGGCTGCCCATCGAGCGTCCCGCCCATCCCATCATGGACCGTTCTGCGGTATCCATGCCGCTGCAAACCGGCATCAAGGCAATTGATGCACTCATTCCCGTAGGGCGTGGCCAACGCGAGCTAATCATGGGTGACCGGCAGACGGGCAAGACCGCCATCGCGGTTGATACCATCATCAACCAACGGGGAAAAGATGTGATTTGCATCTATTGTGCCATCGGCCAGCGTGCGGCTTCGGTCGCCAAGGTGATTGCTAACCTGCGCCATCACGGTGCTATAGATTACACCGTGGTCGTAGCCACCGAAGGCAACAATCCGCCGGGACTGAAATACATTGCGCCTTACGCCGCCACCAGCATTGGCGAATATTTTATGGAGCAGGGACGTGATGTGCTGGTTATTTATGACGACCTGACAGAACATGCCCGTTCCTATCGTGAACTTTCGCTGTTGTTGCGACGGCCACCCGGCCGGGAGGCTTTCCCCGGAGATATTTTCTATATTCACTCCCGCTTGTTGGAACGTGCCACCCACCTTTGTGACGAGCTGAAGGGCGGTTCGCTGACGGCTCTACCCATTGTGGAGACGGAGGCGCAAAACATATCAGCGTACATCCCAACGAACCTGATTTCGATTACCGACGGTCAGATTTACCTTTCTCCTAAACTATTCGAGCTGGGCATCCTGCCCGCGGTGGATGTGGGTAAATCGGTCTCCCGTGTGGGTGGAAAGGCGCAGCTCCCAGCTTATCGCACTGTAACGGGCAGCCTGAAACTGGCCTATTCCCAATTTGAAGAACTGGAAAACTATGCACGATTCGGTACCCGACTGGATGATAATACCAAACGAATCATTGAGCATGGCAAACGCATCCGCACCTGGTTGAAGCAACCGGAGCTGCATCCGCTTTCCGTGGCGGAACAAATCGTGGTGCTGCTGGCGCTTACCGAAGGGCACTTTGACTCCATTTCCATCGATGACATGAAGCTTGCCGAAGCCGCACTTCTTGAGGCTTGTCCCCAACTACCCGCCGAATTGCTCGACCGTATCTATACCGGAACGGCATTCAGCGATGAGGACCGTAGTTTTATTCTTGATTTTGCCGGGCAGATATTGAAGGCGTTTGAAATTGACTAA
- a CDS encoding F0F1 ATP synthase subunit gamma: MDTLESLRRKLEGAGKIKSVVRTMKAVAASNIGQYESAVSSLGDYFRTVELGILAYFREEKITRSREHKTSKKEEERTICAIVLGSDQGLVGQFNDTLADYVIASLREMQGKQEVWAVGERVQFLLADSGLNLQHLFAVPQSVKAITPLVAQLLNQSELLRENSPDVEIYLYHNQPKPGAGYTPTVQRWLPLDETWRDSIAELHWPSGNLPEVIGGKKETLAALIREYLFVSLFKALAESLMSENASRLAAMQRAEKNIDELLDDLQHKFHSLRQSLIDEELFDVVSGFEALKNEEKREEDDVSDDK, from the coding sequence ATGGATACCCTCGAAAGCCTACGCCGCAAACTGGAGGGCGCCGGAAAAATAAAATCGGTCGTCCGCACCATGAAAGCCGTGGCTGCCTCCAACATCGGGCAGTACGAGTCAGCGGTGAGTTCGTTGGGCGACTATTTCCGCACCGTGGAGCTGGGGATTCTGGCCTATTTCAGGGAAGAGAAAATAACCCGAAGTAGGGAACATAAAACGTCTAAGAAGGAAGAAGAACGCACGATATGCGCCATCGTATTGGGTTCCGACCAGGGATTGGTAGGCCAATTCAATGATACACTGGCGGATTATGTCATTGCTTCATTAAGGGAAATGCAAGGCAAACAAGAGGTGTGGGCCGTGGGGGAACGGGTACAATTTCTACTGGCGGATTCGGGATTAAACCTTCAACATCTCTTTGCCGTACCACAATCGGTCAAGGCCATCACACCGCTGGTGGCCCAGTTGCTCAATCAAAGTGAACTGCTCCGGGAGAATTCCCCCGATGTTGAAATCTACCTCTACCACAATCAACCGAAACCGGGAGCCGGTTATACCCCGACCGTACAGCGGTGGCTGCCGTTGGATGAGACGTGGCGGGATTCCATTGCCGAACTGCACTGGCCTTCCGGGAATCTACCCGAGGTGATCGGTGGGAAAAAGGAAACCCTCGCAGCGTTGATTCGCGAATACCTCTTCGTGTCACTCTTCAAAGCCCTCGCCGAATCGCTGATGAGCGAAAATGCAAGTCGGTTGGCCGCCATGCAACGGGCCGAAAAAAACATCGACGAACTGCTCGATGACCTGCAACACAAATTCCACAGCCTGCGCCAGAGCCTCATTGATGAGGAGTTGTTTGATGTAGTTTCGGGCTTTGAGGCGTTGAAGAATGAGGAGAAAAGGGAAGAAGATGATGTATCAGATGATAAATAG
- a CDS encoding helix-turn-helix domain-containing protein → MEKINPILLIRREMSKRHMTAVDLAKKLNLHPSTVKVMLHSDTIQVQRLLEISEILQYNFLLEIASTLSYSEPKIESVATVENSSSAQDDHIKELEMEVKILRQTLKEIVGKG, encoded by the coding sequence ATGGAAAAGATTAATCCCATTCTTCTGATTCGCCGCGAAATGAGCAAAAGGCACATGACCGCTGTTGACCTGGCTAAAAAACTGAACCTGCATCCTTCTACGGTAAAAGTGATGCTGCATAGTGATACCATTCAGGTGCAGCGACTGCTGGAAATCTCTGAAATTCTCCAGTATAATTTCTTACTCGAAATAGCATCGACCTTATCGTATTCCGAACCAAAGATAGAATCGGTTGCGACGGTAGAAAATTCTTCTTCGGCACAAGACGACCACATCAAAGAGCTGGAAATGGAGGTTAAAATATTGCGGCAAACGCTGAAAGAGATAGTGGGGAAAGGGTGA
- a CDS encoding carbohydrate-binding family 9-like protein — protein sequence MKSANIPYLPQLAELDEERIIQLMEEKATRQSIDHVNWPQFHYKPIAAYSIAHDADRIYIHFFVRGNCLKALYTEDQSPVWTDSCVEFFVQPPGSEFYYNFEFNCIGTCYAAKRSSRDDFALLTADELAQIKRYPALGHKPFQEMEGLFVWDVLVSIPFSLIGLDGKNLPDSIRANFYKCADGTILPHYLSWNPIETPKPDFHRPEFFGELFLQKP from the coding sequence ATGAAGAGTGCAAATATCCCATATTTACCCCAATTGGCTGAACTGGATGAAGAACGTATCATCCAATTGATGGAAGAAAAAGCCACCCGTCAAAGCATTGATCACGTCAATTGGCCGCAGTTTCACTACAAACCGATTGCCGCCTACTCCATAGCACATGATGCGGACCGCATTTATATCCATTTTTTTGTAAGGGGGAATTGCCTGAAGGCGCTTTATACGGAAGACCAGTCGCCGGTGTGGACCGACAGTTGCGTGGAATTTTTCGTACAGCCGCCGGGTAGCGAGTTTTATTATAACTTCGAATTCAACTGCATCGGTACCTGCTACGCCGCCAAACGCAGTAGTCGCGACGATTTTGCGTTACTTACGGCGGATGAACTGGCGCAGATAAAACGATATCCCGCCTTAGGGCATAAGCCGTTTCAGGAAATGGAGGGCTTGTTTGTCTGGGATGTTCTCGTTTCGATTCCCTTTTCTTTGATTGGTCTTGATGGAAAGAACCTCCCGGATAGCATCCGTGCCAATTTCTACAAATGTGCCGACGGTACCATCCTGCCGCACTACCTGAGCTGGAATCCCATAGAAACACCGAAGCCGGACTTTCACCGACCGGAGTTTTTCGGGGAGCTTTTCTTGCAAAAACCGTAA
- a CDS encoding LysE family translocator: MDETISIILKGILMGVLVSAPMGPIGALCIQRTLNKGRWHGFVTGVGAMLSDVVYAVMVGMGMSFIVNFISSFKDIIQIMGSALLLGFGVFLFRSNPIKAFRQQRKNITTYTQDFVTAFLLTLSNPLIIFLFIALFARLNFYNADFSFGQHILGFVSIAVGALLWWLLVTTLFGKLRDRINLRRLWVVNRIIAGIIIAISLIGLIYSTFAEVKTTHAYHSVKHICSFSVKD, from the coding sequence GTGGACGAAACAATCTCAATTATACTCAAAGGCATATTGATGGGCGTGCTGGTATCGGCACCTATGGGCCCAATCGGAGCGCTTTGCATTCAACGGACTCTTAACAAAGGGAGGTGGCATGGATTTGTCACCGGTGTTGGTGCGATGCTATCTGACGTGGTGTATGCCGTGATGGTGGGGATGGGGATGAGTTTTATCGTCAATTTCATCTCTTCGTTTAAGGATATTATTCAGATTATGGGTAGCGCCCTGTTGCTGGGATTCGGGGTGTTCCTCTTCCGTTCCAACCCAATCAAGGCATTTCGCCAGCAACGGAAAAACATCACGACCTACACACAGGATTTTGTGACGGCATTTTTGCTTACGCTTTCCAATCCGCTGATTATCTTTCTATTTATCGCACTCTTTGCCCGTTTGAATTTCTACAACGCCGACTTTTCATTCGGTCAGCATATTCTCGGTTTTGTCTCCATTGCCGTGGGAGCCTTGCTTTGGTGGTTGTTGGTGACTACGCTTTTCGGCAAATTGCGTGACCGCATCAATCTGCGCCGCCTTTGGGTGGTAAACCGCATCATTGCCGGCATCATCATTGCCATTTCTCTGATTGGCCTTATTTACAGCACCTTTGCCGAGGTAAAAACCACTCACGCTTATCACTCCGTGAAGCATATCTGTAGCTTTTCGGTAAAAGATTAA
- the purL gene encoding phosphoribosylformylglycinamidine synthase, which produces MIRFFQNPAKTVLAVEVNHALSAEDTRKLVWLFSEATPIEADSIEGWFVGPRKEMITPWSSNAVEIALNVGITGITRIEEYFPVADENAAHDPMLQRMYNGLNQTIFTVNKQPEPILHITDIAAYNQQEGLALSDDEVAYLNEVSEKIGRKLTDSEIFGFSQVNSEHCRHKIFNGVFVIDGEEKESSLFKLIKKTSETNWNKLVSAYKDNVAFSEGPVVEQFAPASADKPDFFQVKDIKTVISLKAETHNFPTTVEPFNGAATGTGGEIRDRLGGGKASLPIAGTAVYMTSYPRTDGVREWEGAMPERKWLYQTPEQILIKASNGASDFGNKFGQPLICGSVLTFEHEENNKKYGFDKVIMLAGGVGYGTLKDALKGEPEVGDKVVVMGGDNYRIGMGGGAVSSVDTGHYENAVELNAVQRANPEMQKRVANVIRALAEADENPIVSIHDHGAGGHLNSLSELVETTGGLIHVDKLPVGDPTLSAKEIVGNESQERMGLLIKEKDIERVQKIAERERAPMYVVGETTGDMKFVFEQADGERPIDLQLEMMFGKPPRTVMTDSTVVESYKEPEYQTSDIHNYIETVLQLEAVACKDWLTNKVDRSVTGKIARQQCQGELQLPLSDCGVVALDYKGEAGIATSIGHAPQAAMADPEAGSVLAVAESLTNLVWAPMKDGLESVSLSANWMWPCRNAGEDARLYKAVEACSQFACDLGINIPTGKDSLSMTQKYGDEKVISPGTVIISAGGEVSDIKKVVSPVLVQEKGTALYYIDFSFDTFKLGGSAFAQAQNKIGMEVPTVKDTEYFADAFMTIQGLIEKGLILAGHDISAGGMITTMLEMCFANVEGGLEVTLDKIDEEDIIKILFAENPGVIIQVKDKTAVEKALEEAGVGFLRIAKPCDERHILINKEGIEYQLGIDYLRDLWYSSSYLLDRKQSGEACAKARFENYKQQPIEWKFNQAFTGKMSQYNLNPRHEASGIKAAILRDKGTNGEREMAYALYLAGFDVKDVHLTDLASGRETLEDVNMVVFCGGFSNSDVLGSAKGWAGGILFNEKAKAAIDKFMARPDTLSLGICNGCQLMAELEMIYPEHELKHKMLHNDSHKFESNFVTLEIPQNNSVMLGSLSGSKIGVWVAHGEGKFSFPYGEEQYNIIAKYNYDAYPANPNGSAFATAGVCSKDGRHLAMMPHPERAIFPWQCGFYPTDRKENDQVTPWMEAFSNAFNWIKGHTK; this is translated from the coding sequence ATGATTCGATTTTTTCAAAATCCTGCTAAAACGGTTCTTGCCGTTGAAGTAAACCATGCGTTATCTGCCGAAGATACACGCAAACTGGTTTGGCTGTTTAGTGAAGCAACGCCAATCGAAGCCGACTCTATCGAAGGTTGGTTTGTAGGTCCCCGCAAGGAGATGATTACTCCATGGAGTTCCAATGCCGTGGAAATCGCCCTCAACGTAGGCATTACCGGCATCACCCGCATCGAGGAGTATTTCCCTGTTGCTGACGAAAATGCAGCGCACGACCCGATGTTGCAGCGCATGTACAATGGTTTGAATCAAACAATTTTCACCGTTAACAAACAGCCGGAGCCCATCTTGCACATTACGGACATCGCGGCTTACAACCAACAGGAAGGTTTGGCTCTCAGCGACGACGAAGTGGCTTACCTGAATGAAGTAAGTGAAAAAATCGGACGCAAACTGACCGACAGCGAAATCTTCGGTTTCTCTCAGGTAAACTCTGAGCACTGCCGTCACAAAATTTTCAACGGCGTATTCGTAATCGACGGTGAAGAAAAAGAGAGCTCGCTTTTCAAACTCATCAAAAAGACTTCCGAAACCAACTGGAACAAGCTGGTTTCTGCCTATAAAGACAACGTTGCCTTCAGCGAAGGTCCTGTTGTGGAGCAATTCGCTCCTGCATCTGCCGACAAACCTGATTTCTTCCAGGTAAAAGATATCAAAACCGTTATTTCCCTGAAAGCGGAAACGCACAACTTCCCGACTACCGTTGAGCCTTTCAATGGGGCTGCTACCGGAACCGGTGGTGAGATCCGCGACCGTCTCGGCGGAGGTAAAGCGAGTTTGCCAATCGCCGGAACTGCCGTTTACATGACCTCATACCCACGTACCGATGGAGTTCGCGAATGGGAAGGTGCAATGCCGGAACGCAAATGGTTGTACCAGACTCCAGAACAAATCCTGATCAAAGCATCAAACGGTGCATCTGACTTCGGTAACAAATTCGGTCAGCCGCTGATCTGCGGTTCTGTCCTGACTTTCGAGCACGAAGAAAACAATAAAAAATACGGATTCGACAAAGTAATCATGTTGGCCGGAGGTGTCGGTTACGGTACTTTGAAAGACGCTTTGAAAGGCGAGCCTGAAGTAGGCGACAAAGTAGTGGTAATGGGTGGTGATAACTACCGCATCGGTATGGGTGGCGGTGCCGTATCATCCGTGGATACCGGTCACTACGAAAATGCCGTTGAGCTGAATGCCGTACAACGTGCCAACCCGGAAATGCAGAAACGCGTAGCCAACGTAATCCGTGCATTGGCCGAAGCGGATGAAAACCCAATCGTATCTATCCACGACCACGGTGCAGGCGGTCACCTTAACTCGCTTTCTGAGTTGGTAGAGACTACCGGTGGTCTGATCCACGTGGACAAACTTCCCGTAGGCGACCCTACTCTTTCTGCTAAAGAAATCGTGGGTAACGAGAGCCAGGAGCGTATGGGCTTGCTCATCAAAGAAAAAGATATCGAACGTGTACAAAAAATCGCTGAACGCGAACGCGCTCCGATGTACGTAGTGGGTGAAACTACCGGCGACATGAAGTTTGTATTCGAACAAGCTGACGGCGAACGACCTATCGACCTTCAACTGGAAATGATGTTCGGTAAACCGCCACGTACCGTGATGACCGACAGCACAGTTGTTGAATCTTACAAAGAACCGGAATATCAGACTTCTGATATCCACAACTATATCGAAACCGTTCTTCAACTTGAAGCGGTGGCTTGTAAAGACTGGTTAACCAACAAAGTGGATCGTTCGGTAACCGGTAAAATCGCCCGCCAGCAATGTCAGGGTGAATTGCAGTTGCCATTGAGCGACTGTGGTGTGGTTGCCCTTGACTACAAAGGCGAAGCGGGTATCGCAACCTCTATCGGCCACGCTCCTCAGGCAGCGATGGCTGACCCTGAAGCCGGTTCTGTTTTGGCTGTTGCCGAATCATTGACCAACCTCGTGTGGGCTCCGATGAAAGACGGATTGGAGAGCGTTTCTCTTTCTGCCAACTGGATGTGGCCTTGCCGCAACGCCGGTGAAGATGCCCGCCTGTACAAAGCAGTGGAAGCATGTAGCCAGTTTGCTTGCGACCTCGGCATCAACATCCCGACCGGTAAAGACTCATTGTCGATGACACAGAAATACGGCGACGAGAAAGTAATTTCTCCGGGAACCGTAATCATCTCTGCCGGTGGTGAAGTTAGCGACATCAAGAAAGTGGTTTCACCTGTTTTGGTACAGGAAAAAGGAACTGCCCTTTACTACATCGACTTCTCATTTGACACATTCAAACTCGGCGGTTCTGCATTTGCTCAGGCTCAAAACAAAATCGGCATGGAAGTGCCGACTGTCAAAGACACTGAGTATTTCGCTGACGCATTCATGACTATCCAGGGATTGATCGAGAAAGGACTGATCCTTGCCGGTCACGACATCTCTGCCGGTGGTATGATTACCACTATGCTGGAAATGTGTTTTGCCAATGTAGAAGGCGGTCTGGAAGTGACGCTGGATAAAATCGACGAAGAAGATATCATCAAAATCCTTTTCGCAGAAAATCCGGGCGTAATCATTCAGGTAAAAGACAAAACTGCTGTAGAGAAAGCATTGGAAGAAGCTGGCGTAGGATTCCTCCGCATCGCTAAACCATGCGACGAGCGTCACATCCTGATCAACAAAGAGGGTATCGAATACCAGTTGGGCATCGACTACCTGCGTGACCTGTGGTACTCTTCTTCTTACCTGCTTGATCGCAAACAGAGCGGTGAAGCTTGTGCCAAAGCACGTTTTGAAAACTACAAACAACAGCCTATCGAGTGGAAGTTCAACCAGGCTTTCACCGGTAAAATGTCACAATACAACCTCAACCCACGCCACGAGGCAAGCGGCATCAAAGCAGCTATCCTCCGTGATAAAGGTACTAATGGCGAACGCGAGATGGCTTACGCCTTGTATCTGGCAGGTTTCGACGTGAAAGACGTTCACCTGACTGACCTTGCCAGCGGTCGTGAAACATTGGAAGATGTAAACATGGTGGTATTCTGCGGTGGATTCTCTAACTCAGACGTTCTGGGTTCTGCTAAAGGATGGGCCGGTGGTATTCTCTTCAACGAGAAAGCGAAAGCGGCTATCGACAAGTTCATGGCTCGCCCTGACACGTTGAGTCTCGGTATCTGTAACGGTTGCCAGCTGATGGCCGAACTTGAAATGATATACCCTGAGCACGAACTGAAACACAAGATGTTGCATAACGATTCACACAAATTCGAATCGAACTTCGTGACTCTTGAGATTCCTCAAAACAACTCGGTGATGCTGGGCTCATTGTCTGGTAGCAAAATCGGTGTTTGGGTGGCTCACGGTGAAGGTAAATTCTCATTCCCTTACGGTGAAGAGCAATACAACATTATCGCGAAATACAACTACGACGCATATCCTGCCAATCCGAACGGTTCTGCATTTGCAACTGCCGGTGTTTGCTCGAAAGATGGTCGCCACTTAGCGATGATGCCTCACCCTGAACGTGCAATCTTCCCTTGGCAGTGTGGTTTCTACCCGACTGACCGCAAAGAGAACGATCAGGTGACTCCATGGATGGAAGCATTCAGCAATGCCTTCAACTGGATCAAAGGTCACACGAAGTAA